CTTAAAGAATCAAAAGTTAGAAATGTTATAATTAAAGTAACAAAATCACGTtgctttattattatatagtcCCCTCCCTGCGAGACTTCAACtaagctcttttttttttctcttgttctcCTTGAAGGCACATTCTTTGTCCTTCTAGCCTCTTTATTCTCTACTGTAAAAAGCCATGTCTTCTCTACACCGGAAAATCGTAGCATTGGCTGCAATTTTGCTCCAGATATGCTTTTGCATACGAGTGGAGTGCAGTCCTTCTGTTCATTTTGACAGAATCACTTGGTTGCCGGGCCAATCCCCAGTCGGCTTTCAACAATATTCTGGTTATGTGACCGTTGATGAGAAGAAACAGAGAGCTCTGTTTTACTACTTTGCTGAAGCCGAAATGGACCCTGCTTCCAAGCCACTTGTTATCTGGCTTAATGGAGGTAAAAAATTCTCACTTCATCATAAATACAACACAAAAATAACACTAATTTTGctgtttttattttcctttcctttcattGCTTGCTCTTGAGCCTTTTTTGCAGGTCCTGGTTGCTCTTCTCTGGGAGTTGGGGCTTTTTCTGAAAATGGGCCATTTAGACCCAGTGGGGAGGTGTTGGTCGGGAATGAATATAGTTGGAATAGAGGTAATATAATTTACACTTACAATCAAACATTCAGAAGagttaaaattcttatttttcctttttgttacTGTGTTGCTTACAAAGAAGCTAAAGTGCTGATCTTTAACATGCTCATTGTTCTGCAGAAGCTAATATGTTATATTTGGAGACTCCAATTGGAGTTGGGTTCTCTTATTCAACAGACACTTCCTCGTATGAAGGCGTTAATGACAAGATTACTGGTATTTGTCACCTTTTCAATGCTCATAagttcatttctttttccttgcaAAATTTTTCTTCTGGGAGTTTTTTCGGAAAAGAAACTAAATTTAATGCTGGATGTTCAggtcaactttttcttttccatcAATGGACTTCTCTTAATTTCAggattgccttttttttttttcttttgtcaatccttttgaatattaaaaaaaaaaattgcaggcTGTAATATTTCATCATGTTCTTGGCCCTAGAATGATGATTACTTTACTGTTATACAATGTTCTATGCTTCCTGTGCTTGTTTTGGTGTTTTCTTTCTGATTTGACAATAAGTTGACCTTTACAGGCCTCATTCAACTCTCTGAAACattgtttttgtctttgtgATTAAAGCAAGGGACAATATGATGTTCTTGCAAAACTGGTTTGTAAAATTTCCTCAATACAGAAACAGAAGTTTGTTCATCACAGGAGAGAGCTATGCtggtaattttttcttttcttccagaagtaatcttttcttttttcaatctAAACATTGATTTTGAGACtgagatttatttaaattttctatctATAACTAGGCCATTATATACCTCAACTGGCTCAACTTATGCTTGAGTTCAACAAGAAGGAGAAGTTGTTCAATTTGAAAGGAATTGCTGTGagtattcaaataaaaagattttgaatctttCATCTTTACTAGTAATTTCTCTAAATTCTAACTTCTTGATTTCTTCTCTTTGATCTAAAATACCTTCTGAACCTCCACACCTCCGCTTAATTGCAGCTGGGGAATCCAGTTTTGGAGTTTGCCACAGATTTCAATTCGCGGGCTGAATATTTTTGGTCTCATGGACTGATATCTGATTCCACGTACACAATGTTCACATCTTTCTGCAACTATTCGCGATATGTAAGTGAATATTACAGAGGCACTGTCTCCCCCATTTGTTCAAGGGTAATGAGCCAAGTGAGTAGAGAAACCAGTAGATTTGTTGACAAGTATGATGTCACTCTTGATGTTTGTATATCATCTGTGCTCTCACAATCCAAAGTCCTAACTCCCAAGGTAccatttattatttgtatactgaTCTATCATTTATGAATTGCGTTTCACCTTTTAACTGAACCACATCCAAATTTCTTAACAAGTTTCTCTGCAATCGTTTTGCTCCACAGCAAATGGGTGAAAGAATAGATGTATGTGTGGAAGATGAAACTGTTAATTATCTTAACAGGAAAGATGTGCAGCTGGCTCTACATGCACGCCTTGTAGGAGTCCGTCGTTGGGACGTTTG
This sequence is a window from Mangifera indica cultivar Alphonso chromosome 5, CATAS_Mindica_2.1, whole genome shotgun sequence. Protein-coding genes within it:
- the LOC123217637 gene encoding serine carboxypeptidase-like 45, with amino-acid sequence MSSLHRKIVALAAILLQICFCIRVECSPSVHFDRITWLPGQSPVGFQQYSGYVTVDEKKQRALFYYFAEAEMDPASKPLVIWLNGGPGCSSLGVGAFSENGPFRPSGEVLVGNEYSWNREANMLYLETPIGVGFSYSTDTSSYEGVNDKITARDNMMFLQNWFVKFPQYRNRSLFITGESYAGHYIPQLAQLMLEFNKKEKLFNLKGIALGNPVLEFATDFNSRAEYFWSHGLISDSTYTMFTSFCNYSRYVSEYYRGTVSPICSRVMSQVSRETSRFVDKYDVTLDVCISSVLSQSKVLTPKQMGERIDVCVEDETVNYLNRKDVQLALHARLVGVRRWDVCSNILDYELLDLEIPTITIVRQLIEAGIPVLVYSGDQDSVIPLTGSRKLVNGLAKQLNLSTTVPYRVWFEGQQVGGWTQVYGNILSFATIRGASHEAPFSQPERSLVLFKAFLDGQPLPEAF